From Tursiops truncatus isolate mTurTru1 chromosome 13, mTurTru1.mat.Y, whole genome shotgun sequence:
aaaaaaggggaagaaatggaccaatggTTTGGGAGGAACGAAAATCCATTTTCTGACATAATGAGACTGAACAGAGAGTGCTTCATGCCAGAGATGCCCAAAGTGAGGGAAAATAAAGCCCCGATGGACAAGCACAGGTGTCTCTGATCACAGAAGGAGGGAGGACAGAAGAAGCTTAACCACATCAGGGGACAGAACACCTAACGAGAAGTCAAAGTCCCAGATGTGACAGACAGGGAATAAATATCATGGTCCAGACCAGCTGGAAATATTTCACTTCAAGCTATGAGCAAAGAAGCCACATGTAAATGTGCTTTACCTGAGTAGCTCACATCAACTGTTCTGAATCGCCATCAAAGGTTGGAGATTTTGAGACGAGCTCTCTAAGGCACATTTCAAAGATACCGACCCGTACCCAGCTGAGACTGAACTTCCACCTTCTCCCCTCGGTCTGGTCCTCAAACACTCACCTGAAGAGTCTGAACCTGGAATTTCTCCATCTCCTGTCCACGGCTCTTCTCCGTGCTCCAACTTGAGGATGACACCAGGTTTCATAACTTCATACCCTGTTCAGGGGAAATCACAAAGTCCTTGGCCCCCACTGCTTGACCTCTGGGGCCTCTGAAGAATGAGCAAGGTTTGGCATTAGTTGACCCAGTGAAGCCACCCATCTGAATACCAACAGAGTAAGTAATTGTCAGAGGAAAGGTAATGGTCTTCCCAGTGGCTAATAAGGTCTAAGAATCTTTGACTTCTATAATTCAAGTCCAAAACCATACACCGTTCAGAGACTCTGTAGCCggtctgcctgggttcaaatccggGCTCTTTCATTTACTAGCTGTCAGTCCTTgcaaaagttacttaaccttctttgcctcaatttcctcattagaataaaagaaagaaaacaaggaaagtaaCACACCTGCCACATAGGATTGCTCTTATGATTAAGTGAGCTAATATATGCACGATATGTGAAATACAGTTAATTACATGCTTCAGGAGCTACCACTACCAGTTACTATTAGCTTCAGAGGCTGCACAATGAAATTAAGACTTCATTATTGGAAGGTGAGATCCAAATACTTTCCCTGGAGTCACAGTCCAAGAATTTTGATCTCCTAAATTTAGGtccaaaatcattaaaaaatttggAAGTCCCAGAGCTCTCAGCAACTAAAAAAGAACAAGCAGGTACTAGACACAATATGAGGTCCTCTGggcaagtttcctttttttttttttttttttttttccattttttggccaCACTCACGGCTtgcatgatcttagttccccaaagaGGGATCAAACTTTTGCCCCCTGCAGtcaaagcacagagtcctaactgctggactgccagggaattcctaggcAGCTTCTCTTACCTAGTGACACGAGGCTGCTATAGTTCTCCAACATGACATCCTTGTATAAGTCCTTCTGACAGGGGGCCAGTAGTTGCCATTCCTTCTGGGTGAAGTCCACAGATAAATCTTCAAATGAGAACGACCCCTGTAAGAGCACAATCCCAGTGAATCAGAAGCAGGTATCACTAGGTGATGTGGGAAAGAAGTACCAGAGCTTGAGCACATCATTCTCACCAAGGCAAGTTACAGAATGTCTACTGGGTCCTTACTTTTGCACTCTTATTTTGTGAGATAAAATGCCATTATGCATTCTTTCATCCTTCCACTTACATGAGAACTGAAATACACGACTTTAAATCTTCCAAACCACcaacaaaatatttactgaacctCAAATCTGGCACCAGAAGAGATGGCAGtgaaagacagataataaaataGTATCCTAAGAAACTGCTCAGTTCGTAGACAGCTGCAAACATGTAcacctaaaaataaaagaaactgctTTAAGAGCTGAGACAGAAAGACAGGGAGGACATGACATGGGTCAGGAGCAGGGAGCATGGCACTCCACCTGTGGTCACATCAGCCTCTATTGAAGAGGTGAAGCTTGAAACGAGTTTTAGGAAATTAGTAGTGCTTTCTACAGAAAAGGGGATGCAAAAGCATTCTGAGAGACAGCAACTCCAATATGGGGCCCCGCACTG
This genomic window contains:
- the ZNF84 gene encoding zinc finger protein 84 isoform X5, with translation MTMLQGSFSFEDLSVDFTQKEWQLLAPCQKDLYKDVMLENYSSLVSLGYEVMKPGVILKLEHGEEPWTGDGEIPGSDSSGPGPK
- the ZNF84 gene encoding zinc finger protein 84 isoform X3 — protein: MTMLQGSFSFEDLSVDFTQKEWQLLAPCQKDLYKDVMLENYSSLVSLGYEVMKPGVILKLEHGEEPWTGDGEIPGSDSSDSHTATTHAGVSMSQVLENLRGI
- the ZNF84 gene encoding zinc finger protein 84 isoform X4, producing the protein MTMLQGSFSFEDLSVDFTQKEWQLLAPCQKDLYKDVMLENYSSLVSLGYEVMKPGVILKLEHGEEPWTGDGEIPGSDSSESEKQFIQKPG